In a genomic window of Zingiber officinale cultivar Zhangliang chromosome 9B, Zo_v1.1, whole genome shotgun sequence:
- the LOC122025500 gene encoding flap endonuclease 1-A-like, whose translation MPSNVVRATTCCLSGYADPVKQPSHSLCSILINVAGCCWMQPITGCGLLYQHPEHRKSRVTKQHNEDCKSLLRLMGVPTIEAPCEAEAQCVALCKSDKVFAVASKDMDTLTFGAPRFLRHLMDSSSKKISVMEFEVSKVGQFVRLEFF comes from the exons ATGCCATCAAACGTGGTGAGAGCTACCACTTGTTGTCTTTCCGGCTATGCTGACCCAGTGAAGCAACCCAGTCACAGCCTCTGCTCTATTTTGATCAACGTCGCTGGATGCTGTTGGATGCAACCGATCACTGGATGTGG gtTGTTGTATCAACATCCAGAGCATAGGAAATCAAGG GTAACCAAGCAACATAATGAAGACTGTAAAAGTCTCTTAAGATTAATGGGTGTGCCTACTATTGAG GCACCCTGTGAAGCAGAAGCTCAATGTGTAGCTCTTTGCAAAAGTGACAAG GTATTTGCGGTTGCCTCAAAAGACATGGATACTTTAACTTTTGGGGCACCAAGGTTTCTCCGTCATTTAATGGATTCTAGTTCCAAAAAAATCTCTGTGATGGAATTTGAAGTTTCAAAG gtcgggcaattcgtgaggcttgagtttttttga